From a single Pseudophryne corroboree isolate aPseCor3 chromosome 6, aPseCor3.hap2, whole genome shotgun sequence genomic region:
- the LOC134935416 gene encoding putative nuclease HARBI1: MAQSTNVQVVCDAKLKIMSVVAGYPGGCHDSFILSQSSLFEKFEDGQMPDGWLLGDGGYGCYSWLLTPLSHPDSPAEHSYNHAHKATRNVIERCFGVLKSRFRCLDKSAGLLLYSPSKVTRIVFCCCFLHNLCLSQHLAHDEGESSQQAEELETSGDSVSTYVGRQVRQEVIQRYFSDN, translated from the exons atggcccaatccactaatgtccaggtggtctgtgatgcaaaattaaaaattatgagtgttgttgcaggttaccctggtggctgccatgactccttcatcctcagtcagtcatcgctcttcgaaaaatttgaggacggacaaatgcctgatggctggctgctgg gtgatggtggttacggctgctactcttggctccttactccattgtcccatcctgattctcctgctgaacacagttacaatcatgcacataaggctacgcggaatgtgatagaaagatgttttggtgtgctgaaatcacggtttcggtgtctggataaatctgcaggccttttgttgtatagtccctcaaaggtgactaggattgtgttctgctgctgttttctccataatctgtgtttaagtcaacatctggcacatgatgagggagaaagcagtcagcaagcagaggagttagaaacatctggtgacagtgtgagtacatatgtagggaggcaggtacggcaagaagtgattcagcggtatttttcgg ataactga